A genome region from Cognatishimia activa includes the following:
- a CDS encoding carbohydrate ABC transporter permease yields the protein MHPALQGVMTIAIGVIGCVGYFYFSNLFLDKVLYPAKGPNAGRNINRANQIRPWLFLFPAFFALSLYLAYPVFETLRLSLTERLPGNRYEFVGLENYTKMFAEPKFWESMRNNMLWLFVVPAASTGFGLLAAQLTDRISWGNIAKSLIFMPMAISLVGASVIWKLVYDARPEGTEQIGILNALYIFFSGGEPQTWLTVPFWNNFFLMIVLIWIQTGFAMVILSAALRGIPEETVEAAIVDGANPFQIFFKIKVPQIRNTILVVWTTITIAVLKVFDIVFAMTNGQWETQVLANYMFDKLFRANDWGMGSAAAMIIMLLVTPILVWNVRNARREMR from the coding sequence ATGCATCCAGCGCTTCAAGGCGTGATGACCATCGCAATTGGTGTGATTGGCTGCGTCGGATATTTCTACTTTTCAAACCTGTTTCTGGATAAGGTGCTCTACCCTGCCAAGGGTCCGAACGCCGGTCGCAACATCAACCGCGCCAACCAGATCCGCCCTTGGCTTTTCCTGTTTCCAGCCTTTTTCGCCCTGTCGCTCTATCTGGCCTATCCGGTGTTTGAGACTCTGCGCCTCTCGCTGACCGAGCGCCTTCCTGGCAATCGTTATGAGTTCGTGGGGCTTGAGAATTACACAAAGATGTTCGCGGAACCCAAGTTCTGGGAAAGCATGCGCAACAATATGCTCTGGCTCTTTGTGGTGCCTGCGGCCTCGACCGGCTTTGGTTTGCTGGCCGCGCAGCTGACGGACCGCATCTCCTGGGGCAACATCGCGAAATCTCTGATCTTTATGCCCATGGCGATCTCTTTGGTCGGCGCATCGGTGATCTGGAAACTGGTCTATGACGCGCGCCCCGAAGGCACCGAGCAGATCGGTATCCTCAACGCGCTCTATATCTTCTTTAGCGGCGGAGAGCCGCAGACCTGGCTGACCGTTCCCTTCTGGAACAATTTCTTCCTGATGATCGTTCTGATCTGGATCCAGACGGGCTTTGCCATGGTGATCCTGTCGGCCGCCCTACGAGGCATTCCTGAAGAAACCGTCGAGGCCGCGATTGTGGACGGCGCAAATCCGTTCCAGATATTTTTCAAAATCAAAGTTCCGCAGATCCGCAATACGATCCTTGTCGTCTGGACGACGATCACCATCGCCGTGCTCAAGGTCTTTGACATCGTTTTCGCCATGACCAACGGCCAATGGGAAACGCAGGTCTTGGCCAATTACATGTTCGACAAGCTGTTCCGTGCCAATGACTGGGGCATGGGGTCGGCAGCCGCCATGATCATCATGCTGCTCGTGACGCCGATCCTTGTCTGGAACGTGCGCAACGCGCGCCGAGAAATGCGCTGA